One genomic segment of Dysosmobacter sp. Marseille-Q4140 includes these proteins:
- a CDS encoding GNAT family N-acetyltransferase, with translation MTIRTATMTDLRAVTDLEAACFPAAEAATEADFAARLSAYPDHFWLLEEDGELISFIDGMVTDEPTLRDEMYENAALHDESGAWQMIFGVNTRPDRRRQGCAGTLMERVIADARAQGRKGCVLTCKAALVHYYEKFGYVSEGRSASTHGGVEWYDMRLTF, from the coding sequence ATGACCATCCGCACTGCGACTATGACCGATCTCCGGGCCGTCACGGACCTGGAGGCTGCCTGCTTCCCCGCCGCCGAGGCTGCCACGGAGGCGGACTTTGCCGCAAGGCTCTCGGCCTATCCGGACCATTTCTGGCTGCTGGAGGAGGACGGGGAGCTGATCTCTTTCATCGACGGTATGGTGACCGACGAACCGACCCTCCGGGATGAAATGTACGAAAACGCCGCCCTCCACGACGAGAGCGGCGCCTGGCAGATGATCTTCGGCGTCAACACCCGGCCGGACCGCCGGCGGCAGGGCTGCGCCGGGACGCTCATGGAGCGGGTGATCGCCGACGCCCGGGCCCAGGGCCGCAAGGGCTGCGTTCTCACCTGCAAGGCCGCCCTGGTCCACTACTACGAGAAATTCGGCTACGTCAGCGAGGGCCGCTCCGCCTCCACCCACGGCGGCGTGGAGTGGTACGACATGCGGCTGACCTTTTGA
- a CDS encoding helix-turn-helix domain-containing protein, translating into MARHCKDVPEGEEPMELNRAVAENIKRIRKTKKLSMERLAQEAGVSRSMLGQIERGEANPSVALLGKLAAALKVPADVLLENDDFQSLLLARELDTKPVRLDGGKTVLRPSFPYDDVTRQESFFLDLYISAQYAPEPSVPGCLCHATVLSGTVGLEAEEQTFQLLERDALRFAADRPYRFSNQTSASARLLLVYRYLK; encoded by the coding sequence ATGGCACGTCACTGTAAGGATGTGCCGGAGGGAGAGGAACCCATGGAATTGAACCGGGCGGTGGCGGAGAACATCAAGCGTATCCGCAAGACGAAAAAACTCAGCATGGAGCGGCTGGCCCAGGAGGCCGGCGTCTCCCGCAGCATGCTGGGTCAGATCGAGCGGGGAGAGGCTAACCCTTCCGTGGCCCTGCTGGGCAAGCTGGCGGCGGCGCTGAAGGTGCCCGCCGACGTGCTGCTGGAAAACGACGACTTTCAGTCCCTGCTGCTGGCCCGGGAACTGGACACCAAGCCCGTCCGCCTGGACGGCGGCAAGACGGTGCTGCGGCCCTCCTTCCCCTATGACGATGTGACCCGGCAGGAGAGCTTTTTCCTGGATCTGTACATCAGCGCCCAGTACGCCCCGGAGCCCTCGGTGCCCGGGTGCCTGTGCCACGCCACGGTGCTCTCCGGCACTGTGGGCCTGGAGGCGGAGGAGCAGACCTTCCAGCTGCTGGAGCGGGACGCCCTGCGGTTCGCCGCAGACCGGCCCTACCGCTTCTCCAACCAGACCAGCGCCAGCGCCAGGCTGCTGCTGGTATACCGCTATTTGAAATAA